The proteins below come from a single Candidatus Flexicrinis affinis genomic window:
- a CDS encoding peptidase — protein sequence IDEALAQIYAASRAFNVSQSMVAYRLYKANFISKSRWDVIQNRLAAYKVKPRAKDEQETQSKGGPSYYVVRRHRLGHAVLDLVDRALNEGNISPTKAGMILGVQPRNIAPLLDFQERR from the coding sequence ATCGATGAGGCGCTGGCGCAGATTTATGCTGCATCTAGGGCCTTCAACGTCAGTCAATCCATGGTTGCGTACCGGCTCTATAAGGCCAATTTCATCTCAAAGTCTCGTTGGGATGTGATACAGAACCGGCTTGCCGCGTACAAGGTTAAGCCGCGGGCGAAGGACGAGCAAGAAACACAGTCAAAAGGCGGACCGAGTTACTATGTCGTACGTCGGCATCGCCTTGGTCATGCGGTGCTTGATTTGGTTGATCGCGCCTTGAATGAAGGCAATATCTCTCCCACGAAGGCGGGGATGATTCTCGGCGTTCAGCCTCGAAATATCGCTCCGCTCCTTGACTTTCAGGAGCGTCGATAG
- a CDS encoding DUF4411 family protein codes for MLYLLDANVFIQGHKDYWPIDQFPEIWEWFCYVGRRGDVKILRVNFDEVQAGRKSGDPLLDWISAKNTQVDLLLDESANVKDVHVVRDCYGNDLSEDDWEQVGRDPFLIAYALADPANRTVVTFESRAPKKQGKNRRIPDICTDVGVECIHPNQLTRILGFTTGWNKKP; via the coding sequence GTGTTGTACCTTCTGGACGCCAATGTATTCATCCAAGGGCACAAAGACTATTGGCCGATTGATCAATTCCCAGAAATTTGGGAGTGGTTTTGCTACGTCGGTAGACGAGGGGACGTCAAAATCCTACGGGTGAATTTCGATGAAGTACAAGCAGGACGTAAGTCCGGCGACCCGCTCCTAGATTGGATCTCGGCGAAAAATACGCAGGTTGATCTCTTGCTAGACGAGAGTGCCAATGTCAAAGACGTGCACGTAGTCCGGGACTGCTACGGAAACGATCTTAGTGAAGATGATTGGGAGCAAGTGGGACGCGACCCATTCCTGATCGCGTATGCACTTGCTGATCCTGCTAATCGAACTGTGGTTACATTCGAGAGCCGTGCGCCGAAGAAACAAGGTAAGAACCGACGAATTCCCGATATATGTACAGATGTTGGCGTGGAATGTATACACCCCAATCAACTGACTAGGATTCTAGGTTTTACGACGGGTTGGAACAAAAAACCATAA